Proteins encoded by one window of Corynebacterium amycolatum:
- a CDS encoding biotin/lipoyl-containing protein, with the protein MKLKVTVGGIAYDVDVEVVEEPKRLSPIVLGGSSSASVEPATASVSGVSANSVVAPLAGSVSKILVEEGQTIEAGEVLLILEAMKMETEITAPAAGTVGSIHVEVGDAVQGGQGLVSID; encoded by the coding sequence ATGAAATTGAAAGTGACTGTCGGCGGCATTGCCTACGATGTCGACGTTGAAGTAGTTGAGGAGCCCAAGCGTCTTTCGCCCATCGTTTTGGGTGGGTCGTCTAGCGCTTCCGTTGAGCCAGCCACCGCTAGTGTCTCGGGTGTCTCCGCCAATTCGGTGGTGGCGCCACTGGCAGGTTCGGTCAGCAAGATTTTGGTCGAGGAAGGCCAGACGATTGAGGCCGGGGAGGTGCTGCTCATTCTCGAGGCAATGAAGATGGAAACCGAGATTACGGCCCCAGCTGCAGGCACCGTCGGCTCTATTCACGTCGAAGTCGGTGACGCAGTGCAGGGCGGCCAGGGACTCGTCTCGATTGATTAG
- a CDS encoding Na+/H+ antiporter family protein: protein MNAVLLAVLVMLILAVCRVHVVLALFIGALVGGLSAGMGLDATMVAFQEGLSGGAKIALSYAMLGAFAMAVASSGLPKLLADWLIAKIGAEDEGAKSKAEAWTKWGMVAGILAMAIMSQNLIPVHIAFIPLIIPPLLPVFNRLNIDRRMITSVMTFGLITTYMWVPVGFGSIFLNDILLGNIENAGLDVSNINIMMTMGIPALGMLTGLAIAVFFSYRKPRHYEDLPIAESSHMESQSDEPVSKYRVIVALVAIVVTFVVQIVMNSMDTDADPLLIGALTGLAIFMLTGAVRWREADDVFTAGMKMMALIGFIMISAQGFASVMSESGQVEPLVTATADLFAGNKPAAAFAMLVVGLVVTMGIGSSFSTLPIISIIYVPLCLSLGFSPMATVAIIGTAGALGDAGSPASDSTLGPTMGLNADGQHDHIRDSVIPTFLHFNLPLLAAGWVAALVL, encoded by the coding sequence ATGAATGCCGTTCTTCTCGCCGTTTTGGTGATGCTAATCCTGGCGGTCTGCCGGGTACACGTTGTGCTAGCGCTGTTTATTGGCGCCTTGGTCGGTGGTCTTTCCGCCGGTATGGGGCTCGATGCCACAATGGTTGCCTTCCAGGAAGGCCTCTCTGGTGGTGCGAAGATTGCCCTGAGTTACGCCATGCTGGGTGCCTTTGCCATGGCAGTGGCATCCTCTGGGCTGCCCAAATTGCTGGCCGATTGGCTGATTGCCAAGATTGGCGCCGAGGATGAAGGCGCTAAATCTAAGGCAGAAGCATGGACCAAGTGGGGTATGGTGGCCGGTATTTTGGCCATGGCGATTATGTCGCAGAACCTCATCCCAGTTCACATCGCGTTTATCCCGCTGATCATTCCGCCGCTATTGCCGGTATTTAACCGTCTCAACATCGACCGCCGAATGATAACCAGTGTGATGACCTTCGGTTTGATCACCACGTACATGTGGGTTCCGGTCGGATTCGGTTCTATCTTCTTGAACGACATTCTGCTGGGCAACATCGAAAACGCCGGCCTTGATGTTTCCAATATCAACATCATGATGACGATGGGCATCCCGGCTCTCGGTATGCTGACTGGTCTGGCCATTGCGGTGTTCTTCTCCTACCGCAAGCCACGGCATTACGAAGACCTGCCGATTGCCGAGTCCTCGCATATGGAATCGCAGTCTGATGAACCTGTGTCGAAGTACCGAGTCATCGTTGCTCTCGTCGCCATTGTGGTGACCTTCGTCGTCCAGATTGTGATGAACTCCATGGACACCGATGCCGATCCACTGCTGATTGGTGCCCTCACTGGTTTGGCAATCTTCATGCTTACCGGTGCGGTGCGCTGGCGTGAGGCGGACGACGTATTCACTGCCGGTATGAAGATGATGGCCCTGATTGGTTTCATCATGATTTCCGCACAGGGCTTCGCCTCGGTGATGTCGGAGTCCGGCCAGGTCGAGCCGCTGGTGACCGCCACTGCAGACCTGTTTGCGGGCAACAAGCCTGCCGCTGCATTCGCCATGCTGGTCGTCGGTCTGGTGGTCACGATGGGTATTGGTTCATCCTTCTCGACGCTGCCGATTATCTCCATCATCTACGTGCCGTTGTGTTTGTCGCTGGGCTTCTCGCCGATGGCTACCGTCGCCATCATTGGTACTGCAGGTGCTCTGGGTGACGCTGGTTCGCCGGCATCGGACTCGACGCTCGGCCCGACGATGGGTCTCAATGCCGATGGGCAGCACGACCACATTCGCGATTCGGTTATCCCGACCTTCCTGCACTTCAACCTGCCGCTGTTGGCAGCTGGTTGGGTAGCAGCTCTGGTGCTTTAA
- a CDS encoding TetR family transcriptional regulator, translated as MQLTKDIIVDAALTILNEYGLGDLTIRRLTRHLGTAAGAMYWHYPSKQALLGAVADRILTPCTEFSATGDWRADTEVIAELLYSCLTAHRDGAEVVSAALATGTATIRPEQLLADVLENAPETSISTPSATDTASVLVYFILGATVDQQTAIALNLNGAKSVSDKGDTNGENNASTGAAAEASSEDAAEQAKELGRQRIALGTELFIAGIAGVAGIKGTAGQ; from the coding sequence GTGCAATTGACCAAGGACATCATTGTCGACGCAGCTCTTACCATTCTCAACGAGTACGGACTCGGCGATCTCACAATCCGCCGTCTGACTCGCCACTTGGGTACCGCCGCTGGCGCAATGTACTGGCACTACCCTTCCAAGCAGGCACTGCTCGGCGCCGTCGCTGACCGCATCTTGACTCCCTGCACAGAGTTTTCCGCCACAGGCGATTGGCGCGCCGACACCGAAGTCATCGCCGAGCTGCTCTACTCCTGCCTCACCGCTCATCGGGATGGCGCCGAGGTCGTCTCGGCCGCGCTGGCTACGGGCACCGCCACGATTCGCCCCGAGCAATTGCTTGCCGACGTCCTGGAGAACGCACCCGAAACCTCCATCAGCACCCCATCAGCGACTGATACCGCGTCCGTCCTCGTGTATTTCATTCTCGGCGCGACAGTCGACCAGCAGACAGCCATCGCGCTTAATCTGAACGGCGCCAAGTCTGTATCTGACAAGGGTGACACTAATGGCGAGAACAACGCTAGTACGGGCGCTGCGGCCGAGGCTTCCTCTGAAGATGCCGCTGAACAGGCAAAAGAGCTCGGTCGCCAGCGCATTGCACTGGGAACCGAGCTCTTTATCGCCGGAATTGCGGGGGTTGCCGGGATTAAGGGAACCGCAGGTCAGTAA
- the bioB gene encoding biotin synthase BioB → MTQQQQDILELAREKVLARGEGLNYEETLAVLNLDDDSIENLLALAHEVRLKWCGEEVEVEGIISLKTGGCPEDCHFCSQSGLFESPVRSAWLDIPALVDAAKQTAKSGATEFCIVAAVKGPDERLLSQMEQAVAAIQAEVDINVAASMGILTQEQVDRLAKAGIHRYNHNLETAKSYFPQVVTTHTWEERHDTLRMVGEAGMEVCCGGILGMGETLEQRAEFAQDLAALNPTEVPMNFLDPRPGTPFAGREPMPAKDALRAIGAFRLALPKTILRFAGGRELTLGDLGAEKGLLGGINAVIVGNYLTTLGRPAEQDLDMLGKVRLPIKALNATV, encoded by the coding sequence ATGACTCAACAGCAGCAGGACATTTTGGAACTCGCCCGCGAAAAGGTGCTCGCCCGCGGAGAGGGGCTGAACTACGAGGAGACCCTGGCGGTTCTCAACCTCGACGACGACAGCATCGAGAATCTGCTGGCGCTGGCTCATGAGGTGCGCTTGAAGTGGTGCGGCGAAGAGGTCGAGGTTGAAGGCATTATCTCGTTGAAGACTGGCGGCTGCCCAGAGGATTGCCACTTCTGTTCGCAGTCGGGTCTGTTCGAGTCTCCGGTACGTTCGGCATGGCTGGATATCCCGGCTCTGGTGGACGCCGCCAAGCAGACTGCAAAGTCTGGTGCGACTGAGTTCTGCATCGTTGCTGCAGTAAAGGGGCCGGATGAGCGACTGCTCAGCCAGATGGAACAGGCCGTCGCCGCCATTCAGGCAGAGGTTGACATTAATGTGGCCGCATCGATGGGCATTCTGACGCAGGAACAGGTGGATCGCCTGGCCAAGGCTGGTATTCACCGCTACAACCACAACCTTGAGACCGCCAAGAGCTACTTCCCGCAGGTCGTGACCACCCACACTTGGGAAGAGCGCCATGACACCCTGCGTATGGTCGGCGAAGCTGGCATGGAAGTCTGCTGTGGCGGCATCCTGGGTATGGGCGAGACCCTTGAGCAGCGCGCTGAGTTTGCTCAGGACCTGGCGGCGCTCAACCCGACCGAGGTGCCGATGAACTTCCTCGACCCGCGCCCGGGCACTCCGTTCGCCGGTCGCGAGCCGATGCCAGCCAAGGATGCACTGCGTGCCATCGGTGCCTTCCGTTTGGCATTGCCGAAGACTATCTTGCGTTTTGCTGGTGGTCGTGAGCTCACCCTGGGAGACCTGGGTGCAGAAAAGGGGCTGCTCGGCGGTATCAACGCTGTCATTGTCGGTAATTACCTGACCACGCTGGGCCGTCCGGCGGAGCAGGACCTGGACATGCTTGGCAAGGTACGACTTCCAATTAAGGCCCTCAATGCAACTGTCTAA
- the nadA gene encoding quinolinate synthase NadA — MNTSLAANASSLPRLESDLYESVVDKDGRYGGVIADERWAQEIKRLARERNAVILAHNYQLPEIQDIADYTGDSLGLSRIAAETDADVIVFCGVHFMAETAKILSPEKTVLIPDERAGCSLADSITADELAEWKAENPGALVVSYVNTTADVKALTDICCTSSNAVDVVKSIPEDQEILFNPDQFLGAHVRRETGRDNIKVWAGECHVHANINGEELAHRAEENADSQLFIHPECGCANSAIYLAGEGTIEPERVQMLSTGEMLTEAQKLKENKPNGKVLVATEVGMLHQLRKAAPDVGFEPVNDRASCSYMKLITPAALLRCLVEGTDEVDVAPEVADKARASVERMIAIGNPGGGE; from the coding sequence GTGAATACCAGCCTTGCGGCCAATGCTTCCAGCCTGCCGCGCCTTGAATCGGATCTGTACGAATCGGTAGTCGATAAAGATGGCCGCTACGGTGGCGTAATTGCAGATGAGCGCTGGGCTCAGGAGATTAAGCGCCTCGCCCGCGAACGCAATGCCGTAATTCTTGCGCACAACTACCAGCTGCCGGAGATTCAGGATATTGCCGATTACACCGGCGATTCCCTCGGGCTTTCCCGCATCGCTGCGGAAACCGATGCCGATGTCATCGTTTTCTGTGGTGTCCACTTCATGGCGGAAACCGCCAAAATTCTGAGCCCTGAGAAGACTGTCCTTATTCCGGACGAGCGCGCCGGCTGCTCCCTGGCGGACTCCATCACTGCAGACGAACTGGCCGAGTGGAAGGCTGAGAATCCCGGCGCACTGGTGGTCAGCTACGTCAACACCACGGCAGACGTAAAGGCTCTGACCGACATCTGCTGTACTTCCTCCAACGCCGTCGACGTGGTCAAGTCCATCCCGGAAGACCAGGAGATCCTGTTCAACCCGGATCAGTTCCTCGGCGCACACGTCCGCCGTGAGACCGGCCGCGACAATATCAAGGTATGGGCTGGTGAGTGCCACGTCCACGCCAACATCAACGGTGAGGAACTCGCGCACCGCGCGGAAGAGAACGCCGATTCGCAGCTGTTCATCCACCCGGAGTGCGGTTGCGCGAACTCTGCGATTTACCTCGCGGGTGAAGGCACCATTGAGCCGGAGCGCGTGCAGATGCTCTCCACCGGCGAGATGCTGACCGAGGCGCAGAAGCTGAAGGAGAACAAGCCCAACGGCAAGGTGCTCGTGGCCACTGAGGTGGGCATGCTGCACCAGCTGCGCAAGGCCGCACCGGATGTCGGCTTTGAGCCGGTCAACGACCGCGCTTCCTGCTCGTACATGAAGCTCATCACTCCGGCGGCTCTGCTGCGCTGCCTCGTTGAGGGCACCGATGAGGTCGACGTCGCTCCTGAGGTCGCCGACAAGGCGCGCGCCTCGGTCGAGCGCATGATCGCCATCGGTAATCCAGGCGGGGGCGAGTAA
- a CDS encoding L-aspartate oxidase: MGGGVAGLSAARRALELGLDVLVIDSVEWRVGARKQLRFADAATNLAQGGLAVVGLDDDPSGHVANGFEDTTDSHIADTLDAGAGHCDEAAVASIIRAGAAATEWLIGLGATFDPAPDNPAVYSRTKEGGHHARRIIHAGGDATGAEIERALEASVTGVRVLQNATARQLIVGKDGRVLGALVADPRGGGAIRAGATLLATGGVGHIYRATTAPSGARGEAIGMASDAGAEIRDMEFIQFHPTVLYDERSASDGTGRRHLISEAVRGEGAILVDSRGNSVTAGVDPRGDLAPRDIVSRAIATRMRQLGEDHVFLDARHIDNFAVRFPTITAGLTAAEIDPTKDLIPVAPAVHYTCGGIAVDPFGATRAPGLFAAGECSATGLHGANRLASNSLLEGLVVGKRVAEKVAETHAVPVGDEEFAAAVEGLPQPRPELEPRQLFRLQTAMQEGAGVTRNEQSLRQALAVIDRLPQSVQVVAARKVVEAALARPYTLGCHTWFEKDGD; this comes from the coding sequence ATCGGCGGGGGAGTCGCAGGGCTCAGTGCTGCGCGTAGGGCCCTTGAGCTCGGCCTCGACGTGCTGGTTATCGACAGCGTCGAGTGGCGCGTCGGTGCCCGCAAACAGCTGCGTTTCGCCGATGCCGCCACGAATCTCGCACAGGGCGGGCTCGCGGTCGTCGGGCTTGACGACGACCCCAGCGGCCATGTGGCCAATGGGTTCGAGGACACCACTGATTCCCATATCGCGGACACCCTCGATGCCGGTGCCGGCCACTGCGATGAAGCGGCCGTGGCTTCTATCATCCGTGCCGGCGCTGCGGCGACCGAGTGGCTGATTGGGCTAGGCGCCACATTTGACCCGGCGCCGGATAACCCGGCCGTATATTCCCGCACCAAAGAGGGCGGACACCACGCGCGGCGCATCATTCATGCCGGTGGTGACGCCACTGGTGCTGAAATTGAGCGCGCCCTAGAAGCCTCAGTTACCGGCGTGCGAGTACTGCAGAACGCTACAGCGCGCCAGCTCATCGTTGGCAAAGACGGCCGCGTGCTGGGGGCGCTGGTAGCGGATCCCCGTGGTGGCGGCGCTATTCGCGCAGGTGCAACTCTGCTGGCTACCGGTGGCGTGGGGCATATTTACCGCGCGACTACGGCGCCTTCGGGCGCCCGCGGTGAGGCTATCGGCATGGCCTCCGATGCTGGCGCGGAGATTCGGGACATGGAGTTTATCCAGTTCCACCCGACAGTGCTCTATGACGAGCGCTCGGCATCAGACGGCACCGGCCGACGCCATCTCATCAGCGAGGCTGTCCGTGGTGAAGGAGCCATCCTCGTCGATTCCCGGGGAAACAGTGTGACCGCCGGCGTTGACCCACGCGGAGACCTGGCTCCGCGCGATATCGTCTCGCGTGCCATCGCGACTCGCATGCGTCAGCTCGGCGAGGACCATGTCTTCCTCGACGCACGTCACATCGACAACTTCGCCGTCCGCTTTCCGACGATCACAGCGGGCCTGACCGCAGCGGAGATTGATCCGACCAAGGACCTCATTCCCGTGGCCCCGGCGGTCCACTACACCTGTGGTGGCATTGCCGTCGACCCATTCGGTGCAACTAGAGCGCCGGGTCTCTTTGCGGCCGGTGAATGCTCCGCGACGGGGCTGCACGGTGCCAACAGGTTGGCTTCCAATTCGTTGCTGGAGGGACTGGTCGTCGGCAAGCGAGTGGCCGAAAAAGTCGCTGAAACACACGCTGTGCCGGTCGGGGACGAGGAATTCGCAGCGGCGGTTGAAGGCCTGCCGCAGCCACGGCCGGAACTGGAACCGCGCCAGCTTTTCCGGTTGCAGACTGCGATGCAGGAAGGCGCTGGTGTAACGCGCAATGAGCAGAGTTTGCGGCAGGCATTGGCGGTTATCGATCGGCTCCCGCAATCGGTTCAGGTCGTGGCCGCAAGGAAAGTCGTCGAAGCGGCATTGGCACGACCATATACTTTGGGGTGCCACACTTGGTTTGAAAAGGACGGGGATTAG
- the nadC gene encoding carboxylating nicotinate-nucleotide diphosphorylase produces the protein MTLEKDTLRGVLNENITRGLIRTALQEDMSFGPDVTSLSTVSAAAQARARLVARQEGVIAAIDAVEWTLQEVISGEFTVEKHVEDGTLVRPGTVLATISAPTRGLLTAERTMLNILTHASGVATATRQWADAIVGTGARVRDSRKTLPGLRNLEKYAVTCGGGIKHRYALGDEALIKDNHVVAVGSVSGALKRVRAQYPELPCEVEVDTLAQLDEILPMKPDIVMLDNFEVWETQIAVQRRSQISPATQLESSGGLTIDVAREYASCGVDYLAVGALTHSAKVFDVGLDFDEQ, from the coding sequence ATGACTCTTGAGAAGGACACTCTGCGCGGGGTGCTGAACGAAAACATCACCCGCGGACTCATTCGGACGGCACTGCAGGAAGATATGAGCTTCGGGCCGGATGTGACTTCGCTGTCGACAGTCTCGGCAGCTGCGCAGGCACGCGCCCGCCTGGTGGCCCGGCAAGAGGGCGTTATCGCGGCTATCGATGCGGTGGAGTGGACGCTGCAGGAGGTCATCTCGGGTGAGTTCACCGTCGAAAAGCACGTTGAAGATGGCACCCTGGTGCGTCCTGGCACAGTGCTGGCAACGATTTCTGCGCCGACTCGGGGGTTGCTGACTGCTGAGCGGACAATGCTGAATATCCTCACGCACGCCAGTGGTGTAGCTACTGCGACGCGCCAGTGGGCTGACGCAATCGTTGGCACCGGTGCGCGGGTGCGCGATTCCCGAAAGACACTGCCGGGTCTGCGCAACCTGGAAAAGTATGCGGTGACCTGCGGTGGTGGAATTAAACACCGCTATGCATTGGGCGATGAGGCACTGATTAAGGACAACCACGTGGTGGCCGTCGGTTCCGTGTCCGGTGCGTTGAAGAGGGTGCGGGCTCAGTATCCGGAGCTGCCGTGCGAGGTGGAAGTCGATACCCTCGCACAGCTCGATGAAATCCTGCCGATGAAACCGGACATCGTCATGCTGGACAACTTCGAAGTTTGGGAGACCCAGATTGCGGTACAGCGCCGCTCGCAGATTTCTCCGGCAACCCAGCTGGAGTCCTCTGGCGGACTGACCATCGATGTGGCTCGTGAGTACGCGTCCTGTGGTGTCGATTACCTGGCTGTGGGCGCGCTAACCCACTCGGCCAAGGTGTTCGATGTCGGACTCGACTTCGACGAGCAGTAG
- the hisD gene encoding histidinol dehydrogenase, protein MLSTIDLRGQTPTTATLRRVLPRGAADVDSMIPTVKPVVDDVAARGVEAAMEYSEKFDRIRPASMRVPAEVIDAAEAALEDDVRSALQESIGRVRAFHAAQKPNDKTVEILPGGIVREKWIPVSRVGLYVPGGNAVYPSSVLMNVIPAQEAGVKSLVVASPPQADNDGWPHPTILAACKLLGVTEVWAVGGAQAVALLAYGDENESLEPVDMVTGPGNIFVTAAKRLCRSVVGIDAEAGPTEIAILADNAADPVSVAYDLISQAEHDIMAASVLITDDADFAAAVDREVENRYEVTMNADRVREALTGKQSGIVLVDDMNIGIQVADAYAAEHLEIHTENAQAVAERITNAGAIFIGRFSPVPLGDYSAGSNHVLPTSGTARHASGLSTHTFLKSVHMIDYNEAALKEVADSVVVLANEERLPAHGEAIRARFETLLGSESNGAEKGNDN, encoded by the coding sequence ATGTTGTCCACTATTGATCTTCGCGGTCAGACTCCCACCACCGCCACTCTGCGTCGAGTGTTGCCGCGCGGTGCGGCAGACGTTGATTCCATGATTCCCACGGTCAAGCCCGTTGTCGATGACGTGGCAGCCCGTGGTGTGGAAGCGGCCATGGAGTACTCCGAGAAGTTCGACCGGATTCGTCCGGCATCCATGCGCGTTCCAGCGGAGGTTATCGATGCCGCGGAAGCCGCGCTGGAAGACGACGTCCGCTCTGCTCTGCAGGAGTCCATCGGGCGCGTGCGCGCGTTCCACGCTGCTCAGAAGCCGAATGACAAGACTGTTGAAATTCTTCCCGGCGGCATTGTCCGCGAGAAGTGGATTCCGGTTTCGCGCGTCGGTCTTTACGTCCCCGGGGGCAACGCCGTCTACCCGTCGTCTGTATTGATGAACGTCATCCCAGCTCAGGAAGCTGGTGTGAAGTCCCTCGTCGTCGCCTCTCCGCCACAGGCCGACAACGACGGCTGGCCGCACCCGACCATCCTGGCTGCCTGCAAGCTGCTTGGTGTGACCGAGGTGTGGGCCGTCGGTGGTGCACAGGCCGTCGCACTGCTCGCATACGGCGATGAAAATGAGAGCCTCGAGCCGGTCGACATGGTCACCGGTCCGGGCAACATCTTCGTTACCGCCGCTAAACGTCTGTGCCGCTCGGTCGTCGGTATCGACGCCGAAGCTGGCCCGACCGAAATCGCCATTCTTGCAGATAACGCCGCTGATCCTGTCTCCGTCGCCTACGACCTGATTTCCCAGGCAGAGCACGATATCATGGCCGCCAGCGTACTTATTACCGACGACGCCGATTTCGCCGCCGCTGTCGACCGCGAGGTCGAAAACCGCTACGAGGTCACCATGAACGCCGACCGCGTTCGTGAGGCGCTCACCGGCAAGCAGTCTGGCATCGTGCTTGTCGACGACATGAATATCGGCATCCAGGTTGCAGACGCCTACGCCGCTGAGCACCTGGAGATCCACACCGAAAACGCGCAGGCCGTTGCCGAACGCATTACCAACGCTGGCGCAATCTTCATCGGTCGCTTCTCGCCGGTGCCGCTGGGCGATTACTCGGCCGGCTCCAACCACGTGTTGCCGACCTCCGGTACCGCCCGCCACGCCTCTGGTCTGTCAACGCACACCTTCCTCAAGTCGGTCCACATGATTGACTACAACGAGGCCGCGTTGAAGGAAGTTGCCGACAGCGTAGTAGTCCTGGCGAACGAAGAACGACTGCCAGCGCACGGCGAGGCCATCCGCGCCCGCTTTGAGACGCTTCTCGGCTCTGAGAGCAATGGCGCAGAAAAGGGGAACGACAACTAA
- a CDS encoding histidinol-phosphate transaminase, producing MSNQPENQSQPSVAKLALADLPLRDELRGEEAYGAPQLDVDVRLNTNENPYPPSDDLIADLVAQVEKVASDLNRYPDRDAVALRSALADYVTRQTGVDITVDQVWAANGSNEILQQLLQAFGGPGRSAMGFVPSYSMHPILSSGTQTEFIGIDRDPETFDIDMDSALAAIAEHRPDVIFITTPNNPTGNLTTLADLRRIIEAAPGIVIVDEAYAEFTEEPSATTLLAEFPSKLVVSRTMSKAFDFAGGRLGYFVANPAFIDAVMLVRLPYHLSTLTQAAATVALRHSDATLSTVAKLADERDRVVAALNSYGYDVIDSYSNFVFFGRFADASSAWQSFLNEGVLIRDVGVPGRLRATIGLPSENDALLAAAKKLAATALA from the coding sequence ATGAGCAACCAGCCTGAGAACCAGTCACAGCCGTCGGTAGCCAAGTTGGCGCTGGCAGATCTGCCACTGCGCGACGAACTGCGCGGCGAGGAAGCCTACGGTGCTCCGCAGCTCGACGTCGATGTTCGCCTGAACACCAACGAAAACCCGTACCCGCCATCCGATGACCTCATCGCCGACCTAGTGGCGCAAGTGGAGAAGGTCGCCTCTGACCTCAACCGCTACCCGGACCGTGACGCAGTAGCACTGCGCAGCGCACTCGCCGACTATGTCACCCGCCAGACCGGCGTGGACATCACCGTTGACCAGGTATGGGCTGCCAACGGCTCCAACGAGATTCTCCAGCAGCTGCTGCAGGCATTCGGCGGGCCAGGGCGCAGCGCAATGGGGTTTGTGCCCAGTTACTCGATGCACCCAATCCTCTCGTCCGGCACGCAGACGGAGTTTATCGGCATCGACCGCGACCCGGAGACCTTCGACATCGACATGGATAGTGCGCTCGCGGCAATTGCCGAGCACCGTCCTGACGTCATCTTCATCACGACGCCGAACAACCCGACTGGCAACCTGACTACGCTCGCTGACTTGCGCCGCATTATTGAAGCCGCGCCGGGCATCGTCATTGTCGATGAGGCCTACGCCGAGTTCACTGAGGAGCCGTCGGCGACAACGCTGCTGGCTGAGTTCCCGTCGAAGCTGGTTGTCTCCCGCACGATGAGCAAGGCTTTCGACTTCGCAGGAGGCCGCCTCGGCTACTTCGTTGCTAACCCGGCATTTATTGATGCTGTGATGCTCGTACGTCTGCCATACCACCTGTCGACGTTGACGCAGGCCGCAGCCACAGTTGCACTTCGCCACTCGGATGCGACGCTGTCGACCGTCGCAAAGCTTGCCGACGAGCGTGACCGCGTCGTAGCCGCCCTGAACAGCTATGGCTACGACGTGATTGACTCGTACTCGAACTTCGTCTTCTTCGGGCGTTTCGCCGACGCCTCGTCGGCATGGCAGAGCTTCTTGAACGAGGGCGTACTCATTCGCGACGTTGGCGTGCCCGGTCGTCTCCGTGCCACTATTGGTCTGCCCAGCGAAAATGATGCGCTGCTGGCGGCGGCCAAGAAATTGGCAGCGACCGCGCTGGCTTAA
- the hisB gene encoding imidazoleglycerol-phosphate dehydratase HisB, with translation MHFSDKDHLEAERTERVGRIERATRESSIVCSVNLDGTGKTDISTGLPFFDHMLTAFGSHGSFDLTVHANGDTEVDAHHTVEDTGIVMGQAFAQALGDKSGIRRFGDSFIPMDETLTHAVVDVSGRPYFVGTGEPEQMLTAVIGGHYATVINEHFFESFALNARIALHVRCLYGRDPHHITEAEYKAVARALRAAVEDDPRVHGVPSTKGTL, from the coding sequence ATGCACTTCAGTGATAAGGACCATCTGGAGGCAGAGCGCACTGAGCGCGTTGGCCGGATCGAGCGCGCCACCCGTGAATCGAGCATCGTCTGCTCGGTGAATCTCGATGGCACCGGCAAGACCGATATTTCGACAGGTCTGCCGTTCTTTGACCACATGTTGACCGCTTTCGGCTCCCACGGCAGCTTCGACCTGACTGTGCATGCCAACGGTGACACCGAGGTCGATGCGCACCACACGGTGGAGGACACCGGCATCGTTATGGGGCAGGCGTTTGCCCAGGCACTGGGGGATAAGTCCGGTATTCGCCGCTTTGGTGACAGCTTCATTCCAATGGATGAAACTCTGACGCACGCAGTGGTTGACGTGTCGGGTCGTCCGTATTTTGTTGGTACTGGCGAGCCAGAGCAGATGTTGACTGCCGTTATTGGTGGCCACTACGCAACGGTTATCAATGAGCACTTCTTTGAGTCCTTCGCCCTAAATGCTCGCATTGCGCTGCATGTTCGCTGTCTCTACGGGCGCGATCCGCACCACATCACCGAGGCTGAGTACAAGGCTGTGGCCCGTGCCCTGCGTGCTGCCGTCGAGGACGACCCGCGCGTCCACGGTGTGCCGTCGACTAAGGGCACCCTATAG
- a CDS encoding pyridoxamine 5'-phosphate oxidase family protein, with translation MSPMDNKPEYQDLQYQDIAFDSYVRRRQESLQTEIPRSQDHFEIEPAHQKLIKTSSHFFLSTVTGAGWPYVQHRGGPEGFVHVLNPMKLGWLEFHGNNQFVNTGNVDRDSRVCMFFIDYATRKRLKLFGTAQVIEKADDPKLMDTLRQVNGREIRSPYERAMVVDVISADSNCSKYIKPRYTKEQVDERIDLYRQDIKDLKQQVEELNAQVEQLQAQLGRA, from the coding sequence ATGAGCCCGATGGACAATAAGCCCGAGTACCAGGATCTCCAGTACCAGGACATTGCCTTTGACAGCTACGTCCGGCGCCGCCAGGAATCACTTCAAACTGAGATTCCCCGATCTCAAGACCACTTTGAAATCGAGCCGGCCCACCAAAAGCTCATTAAAACGTCATCGCACTTTTTCTTGTCCACTGTTACCGGCGCTGGCTGGCCCTATGTCCAACACCGCGGTGGACCCGAGGGATTTGTCCATGTACTGAACCCCATGAAGCTGGGTTGGCTCGAATTTCATGGCAATAATCAGTTCGTCAATACCGGAAATGTTGACCGCGATAGTCGAGTCTGTATGTTTTTCATCGACTACGCTACGCGCAAGCGGCTCAAGCTCTTCGGCACAGCACAAGTGATTGAAAAAGCCGACGACCCAAAGCTGATGGATACGCTACGGCAGGTCAACGGCCGAGAAATCCGCAGCCCATATGAGCGCGCGATGGTAGTCGATGTCATTTCGGCTGATAGTAACTGTTCCAAATACATCAAACCTCGCTACACAAAGGAGCAGGTTGATGAGCGCATTGACCTCTACCGCCAGGACATCAAGGATTTGAAGCAGCAGGTAGAGGAATTAAATGCGCAGGTGGAACAGCTACAGGCGCAACTCGGGCGCGCGTAG